In Streptomyces sp. NBC_00704, a genomic segment contains:
- a CDS encoding helix-turn-helix domain-containing protein, whose protein sequence is MSGRDEVEEFAALLRRLKDRTDRSYGSLARRVTMNTSTLHRYCAGEAVPQDFAPVERLAAFCEATPQERLELHRLWLAAVAARQRARSPSSGEPAAAPASPSPLPPSSLAQPSSPSASAASPAYSTSAASPASSAPGALPDGSSGPRPRPWYRRRRVWAATAVVCAVLATLRGTNDLPDDRSPQASAVRPGGPRTAVASAPHRSVKPSASASPAPSRGAASPGPRHTDPVAKAAGGGPSARPPAGLPLAWSTSLIWDMGCGQDYVVDKPTAQVPPPPVEQDAGAWAVSQGAVHGRETRVRISVQGRSSTAVVLEALHVRIVSRDSPSTGIAYSMGQGCGGDLTPRNFTVNLDADRPVTRPRDGSDKGESIPAVRFPYRVSAEDPEVLLVDATTQTYDARWYLELDWSSQGRTGTIRIDDHGRPFRTSSIKGLPHYWFGTDDAGARAWVPLDD, encoded by the coding sequence GTGTCGGGTCGGGACGAAGTGGAGGAGTTCGCCGCACTGTTGCGCCGGCTGAAGGACCGCACGGACCGGAGTTACGGCTCCCTGGCCCGCCGGGTCACCATGAACACCTCCACGCTGCACCGGTACTGCGCGGGCGAGGCGGTGCCGCAGGACTTCGCGCCGGTGGAGCGGCTCGCGGCCTTCTGCGAGGCGACACCGCAAGAACGATTGGAGCTGCATCGGCTGTGGCTGGCGGCGGTGGCGGCCCGGCAGCGGGCCCGCAGCCCTTCGTCCGGCGAACCGGCGGCGGCTCCGGCATCGCCCTCGCCGCTGCCCCCGTCCTCACTCGCGCAGCCGTCTTCACCCTCGGCGTCGGCTGCGTCGCCCGCGTATTCGACGTCGGCTGCGTCGCCCGCGTCCTCGGCACCTGGGGCACTGCCGGACGGCTCCTCTGGCCCTCGCCCCCGGCCCTGGTACCGGCGACGGCGGGTCTGGGCGGCGACTGCCGTGGTCTGCGCGGTGCTCGCCACTCTGCGCGGCACGAACGATCTGCCGGACGACCGTTCCCCGCAGGCGAGTGCCGTCCGGCCCGGGGGGCCGCGAACCGCTGTCGCCAGCGCACCCCACCGGTCGGTGAAGCCGTCGGCGAGCGCTTCTCCCGCGCCTTCCCGTGGTGCCGCGTCACCCGGTCCCCGGCACACGGATCCCGTCGCGAAGGCGGCGGGCGGCGGCCCGTCCGCGCGTCCGCCCGCCGGGCTTCCCCTGGCCTGGAGCACCTCCCTGATCTGGGACATGGGCTGCGGCCAGGACTACGTCGTCGACAAGCCGACCGCGCAGGTGCCCCCGCCGCCGGTGGAGCAGGACGCCGGGGCCTGGGCGGTGTCGCAGGGCGCGGTGCACGGGCGGGAGACGAGGGTGCGGATCTCGGTGCAGGGACGGTCGTCCACCGCCGTGGTCCTGGAGGCCCTGCACGTCCGCATCGTGAGCCGCGACAGTCCGTCGACCGGGATCGCCTACTCCATGGGGCAGGGCTGCGGCGGCGACCTCACGCCCCGCAACTTCACCGTGAATCTCGACGCCGACCGTCCCGTCACCCGTCCGCGGGACGGCTCGGACAAGGGAGAGAGCATCCCCGCCGTGCGCTTCCCCTACCGCGTCTCGGCCGAGGACCCGGAGGTGCTGCTCGTGGACGCGACGACACAGACCTACGACGCCCGCTGGTACCTCGAACTCGACTGGTCGTCGCAGGGCCGCACCGGCACGATCCGCATCGACGACCACGGCCGCCCCTTCCGCACCAGCAGCATCAAGGGGCTGCCGCACTACTGGTTCGGCACCGACGACGCCGGCGCGCGGGCATGGGTGCCCTTGGACGACTAG
- a CDS encoding serine hydrolase domain-containing protein — translation MPQCLARSLRGALRSRLGSVLVLAVASSAVLAPATAGAATGPAQDRTLQEQIDRFVSEPGGPPGVIALLRDGRGTRVLRAGVADLATGRRPQPTDHMRIASTAKAFSGAVALSLVDRGALGLDDTLRQRLPQLPAAWGQVTLRQLLQHTSGLPDYSQDPEFAATVSADPRHHFDSRHLLDYVADEPLLFRPGSRYAYSNSDNIAVALMAEAVTGAPYEQLLRRLVYRPLRLRDTSLPQGYRLPEPYLHGYDVSDPASPQDVSELLSASGAWASGGIVSTPADLTRFIRGYASGALYGKDVVREQRRWIPGASEPAGPGRNSAGLAIYRYETRCGVVLGHTGNFPGYTQLMAATPDGRRSLTFSITTQISATSDPALLKQLRTIEENFVCALLRDGRADDPHAL, via the coding sequence ATGCCCCAGTGCCTCGCGCGCTCACTCCGTGGCGCGCTGCGATCACGTCTCGGATCCGTGCTCGTCCTCGCGGTCGCCTCGTCGGCGGTCCTGGCGCCGGCGACCGCGGGCGCCGCCACCGGGCCGGCGCAGGACCGCACGCTGCAAGAACAGATCGACCGGTTCGTGAGCGAGCCGGGCGGTCCGCCCGGAGTCATCGCGCTGCTGCGCGACGGCCGCGGGACCCGCGTGCTCCGGGCAGGCGTCGCGGACCTCGCGACGGGCCGTCGGCCGCAGCCGACGGACCACATGCGGATCGCGAGCACGGCCAAGGCCTTCAGCGGGGCGGTGGCCCTGTCCCTCGTCGACCGCGGCGCACTGGGCCTCGACGACACCCTGCGGCAGCGCCTCCCGCAGCTTCCCGCCGCCTGGGGCCAGGTGACGCTGCGGCAACTGCTCCAGCACACCAGCGGTCTGCCGGACTACTCGCAGGATCCCGAGTTCGCCGCGACGGTCAGCGCCGACCCGCGCCACCACTTCGACTCCCGTCACCTCCTCGACTACGTGGCCGACGAGCCGCTGCTGTTCCGCCCGGGGAGCCGTTACGCGTACTCCAACTCCGACAACATCGCCGTCGCCCTGATGGCCGAAGCGGTGACCGGCGCCCCCTACGAACAACTGCTGCGGCGACTGGTCTACCGGCCGCTGCGGCTGCGCGACACCAGCCTCCCGCAGGGCTACCGCCTGCCCGAGCCCTATCTGCACGGGTACGACGTGAGCGACCCCGCGTCACCGCAGGACGTCAGCGAACTCCTCAGCGCCTCCGGCGCCTGGGCCTCCGGCGGCATCGTCTCCACCCCGGCCGACCTGACCCGCTTCATCCGCGGCTACGCCTCCGGCGCGCTCTACGGCAAGGACGTCGTGCGGGAGCAGCGCCGCTGGATCCCGGGCGCGTCCGAGCCCGCCGGACCGGGACGCAACAGCGCCGGCCTGGCCATCTACCGCTACGAGACCCGGTGCGGCGTCGTGCTGGGCCACACCGGAAACTTCCCCGGATACACCCAGCTGATGGCCGCCACCCCCGACGGGCGGCGCTCGCTGACGTTCTCGATCACGACCCAGATCAGCGCGACCAGCGACCCCGCCCTGCTGAAGCAACTGCGCACCATCGAGGAGAACTTCGTCTGCGCCCTGCTCCGCGACGGACGGGCGGACGACCCGCACGCACTGTAG
- a CDS encoding VOC family protein, with the protein MSTPTASTSTIRYAAVTFDCPEPAELARFYGEALGLPVVYSSDDFVMLGQEGSAGLGFSRLADYRRPTWPDPSQEKRAHLDFGVDDLDAAQARLLALGAVEPASQPQPDRWRVLLDPAGHPFCISTLV; encoded by the coding sequence ATGAGCACCCCGACCGCATCCACGTCCACGATCCGCTACGCGGCCGTCACGTTCGACTGCCCGGAGCCGGCAGAGCTGGCCCGTTTCTACGGCGAGGCCCTCGGCCTGCCCGTCGTCTATTCCAGCGACGACTTCGTCATGCTCGGGCAGGAGGGCTCGGCCGGACTGGGCTTCAGCCGGCTGGCCGACTACCGGCGGCCCACCTGGCCGGACCCGTCCCAGGAGAAGCGGGCGCACCTCGATTTCGGCGTCGACGACCTCGACGCCGCCCAGGCCCGGCTGCTGGCCCTGGGCGCGGTCGAGCCCGCGTCCCAGCCGCAGCCCGATCGCTGGCGGGTGCTGCTGGACCCGGCCGGTCATCCGTTCTGCATCTCCACCCTGGTCTGA
- a CDS encoding helix-turn-helix transcriptional regulator, with protein MISTSARLLRLVSLLSSRPSWTCGELADRMDVTDRTVRRDIARLRELGYGVESDPGPWGGYRLRGGTRVPPLILDEEEALAVAVALREAALSGVLGSDQAALSALLKLRQSLPPRVADRLAGMDAAFVHTPRSDAPQITSGMLLDLATACRQGERARLSYRDREGKASVRDVDPHRLVHTGRRWYFVARDVTRGEWRTFRADRVTQIRSTGRPAELHDPPDPALLVSRGIATGAYPLYVTARLAVPMSRALKLVPPTVGTHRPDGPDATVVEVGGPDADGLAAYLLSLATPLQVLSPDEVRHALLRRTRHLLETNEDGRPARE; from the coding sequence GTGATCAGCACATCCGCCCGCCTGCTGCGCCTGGTCTCGCTGCTGTCCTCCCGGCCGTCCTGGACCTGCGGCGAACTGGCCGACCGGATGGACGTCACCGACCGCACCGTCCGCCGGGACATCGCGAGGCTGCGCGAACTCGGCTACGGCGTCGAGTCCGATCCCGGCCCCTGGGGCGGCTACCGGCTCCGGGGCGGCACCCGGGTGCCACCGCTCATCCTCGACGAGGAGGAGGCGCTCGCCGTGGCCGTCGCCCTGCGCGAGGCCGCGCTCAGCGGCGTCCTCGGCAGCGACCAGGCCGCCCTGTCGGCGCTGCTGAAACTCCGGCAGTCCCTTCCGCCCCGGGTCGCGGACCGGCTCGCCGGCATGGACGCCGCGTTCGTCCACACCCCGAGGTCCGACGCGCCGCAGATCACGTCCGGCATGCTGCTGGACCTGGCCACAGCCTGCCGCCAGGGAGAACGCGCCCGCCTCTCGTACCGCGACCGCGAAGGCAAGGCCAGCGTCAGGGACGTCGACCCGCATCGCCTCGTGCACACCGGGCGCCGCTGGTACTTCGTGGCCCGGGACGTCACGCGCGGCGAGTGGCGCACGTTCCGCGCCGACCGGGTCACGCAGATACGGTCGACCGGACGTCCCGCGGAACTCCACGACCCGCCCGACCCGGCGCTCCTCGTCTCACGGGGCATCGCCACCGGCGCGTACCCGCTGTACGTGACGGCCCGTCTTGCCGTCCCCATGAGCCGGGCGCTGAAGCTCGTACCGCCCACCGTCGGCACCCACCGCCCGGACGGCCCCGACGCCACCGTCGTGGAGGTCGGCGGCCCCGACGCGGACGGCCTCGCCGCCTACCTGCTCAGCCTGGCCACACCCCTACAGGTACTGTCCCCCGACGAAGTGAGACACGCCCTGCTACGCCGCACCCGCCACCTACTCGAAACCAACGAGGACGGCCGCCCCGCGCGCGAGTGA
- a CDS encoding aldo/keto reductase — protein MSLRPPVNAASAAGTWRLGDLTVNRVGLGAMRLTGTEPFSRGVQRDRQQSIALLRRAVELGVDHIDTAAYYFSSTRSANELINRALAPYPDDLVIATKVWPSRDPSGAWWWATPEQLRGQVEENLRQLGRDHLDVVNLRVPPSLRDGSIAEHFGALAELRDAGLIRHLGVSNVTSEQLTEARTIAPVVCVQNPYGIGAPSEDQALLRRCGELGIAFVPFFAIAGPGREAGPAAEDGDAVRDVARAHGVSVAQVRLAWTLRQGPHVLAIPGTGDPGHLEQNIAAGAIRLSEEESARLTSAGGEVRGGMGNSPGQRAD, from the coding sequence ATGTCCCTGCGTCCACCTGTCAACGCCGCATCAGCAGCCGGTACTTGGCGACTGGGTGATCTGACCGTCAACCGGGTCGGACTCGGCGCGATGCGTCTGACCGGCACCGAGCCCTTCAGTCGTGGCGTGCAGCGTGACCGCCAGCAGTCGATCGCCCTGCTCCGCCGGGCGGTCGAACTCGGCGTCGACCACATCGACACCGCCGCGTACTACTTCTCCTCGACCCGCTCCGCCAACGAGCTGATCAACCGGGCTCTGGCCCCGTACCCGGATGACCTCGTCATCGCCACCAAGGTGTGGCCGAGCCGCGACCCGTCGGGCGCGTGGTGGTGGGCGACGCCGGAGCAGTTGCGCGGCCAGGTCGAGGAGAACCTCCGCCAACTCGGACGCGATCACCTGGACGTGGTGAACCTGCGGGTACCCCCGAGCCTGCGGGACGGTTCGATCGCCGAGCACTTCGGCGCGCTGGCCGAGCTGCGCGACGCCGGACTGATCCGCCACCTCGGCGTCTCCAACGTGACGTCGGAGCAACTGACCGAGGCCCGGACCATCGCCCCGGTCGTCTGTGTGCAGAACCCCTACGGGATCGGCGCACCGAGCGAGGACCAGGCGCTCCTGCGGCGCTGCGGCGAACTGGGCATCGCCTTCGTCCCGTTCTTCGCGATCGCCGGTCCCGGTCGTGAGGCGGGCCCGGCCGCCGAGGACGGCGACGCCGTGCGCGACGTCGCCCGCGCACACGGCGTCTCCGTCGCACAGGTCCGGCTGGCATGGACCCTGCGGCAGGGACCGCACGTACTGGCGATCCCCGGAACCGGCGATCCAGGTCACCTCGAGCAGAACATCGCCGCCGGCGCGATACGGCTCTCGGAGGAGGAGTCGGCACGTCTCACCTCGGCGGGTGGAGAAGTTCGAGGGGGCATGGGTAACTCCCCGGGCCAACGAGCGGACTGA
- a CDS encoding VOC family protein: MRVIDFDHLVLSVADIERSLAFYTGPLGLQPVRVEEWRAGKAPFPSVRVSATTIIDLVQGPAERPRHSNVDHICLVVEPLDWQQVVDTGDFTVLDGPGERFGARGTAVSLYVADPDGNTVELRWYPQDA; this comes from the coding sequence ATGCGCGTGATCGACTTCGACCATCTCGTCCTCAGCGTCGCCGACATCGAGCGTTCGCTGGCCTTCTACACCGGCCCGCTGGGTCTGCAACCTGTGCGGGTCGAGGAATGGCGGGCGGGCAAGGCGCCCTTTCCGTCCGTGCGGGTGAGCGCCACCACCATCATCGACCTCGTGCAGGGTCCCGCCGAGCGGCCGCGGCACTCCAATGTCGACCACATCTGCCTGGTGGTCGAGCCGCTCGACTGGCAACAGGTCGTCGACACCGGGGACTTCACGGTGCTGGACGGTCCCGGCGAGCGTTTCGGCGCGCGGGGCACCGCGGTCTCCCTCTACGTGGCGGACCCGGACGGCAACACCGTGGAGCTGCGCTGGTATCCGCAGGACGCATGA
- a CDS encoding serine/threonine-protein kinase, translated as MDTWAVPGYTESVELGAGASGRVVMAVHRDTGVPVAVKYLSESLRTRPGFVRGFRAEARLLGGLESAHVAALYEYVESPDGAAIVMELVEGVSLRTLLTRSAPLDPEAALVVLKGSLLGLADAHRVGVVHRDYKPENVLVEPDGSSRLVDFGIAVDAGAGGGAAGTPSYMAPEQWTGAPASPAADVYAATATFFECLTSHRPYSGDNLAELALQHVDAPIPADRAPEPVRDLVLRGLAKDPARRPAHAEAFVAELEAVAGAAYGSDWEERGRGRLAALVALAPLLLPSARGAPRTTTDTARTVLRQAPARGPARSWLPGRTGMLVSGAAVLLGVLLSYNLRHAPQADPQQAAQALATTRAQPVAGPGGPAAPTPSALSSASPTSTASPSPSPASSSSASPGMTASGTASAGADEPSASASGSPSADTTASGGTTAEPTPTTAAPSPPAAPAVKDVAITDFRQTGSTTATTTVTVTADGTGPLSLTLSWFTGDTGRGSGAPDGASQTFRRSGATQYTLTVDHTFRGTGCYWTVRAATSPASADGGASQQLLTRRCEIR; from the coding sequence ATGGACACATGGGCAGTGCCCGGCTACACGGAGTCGGTGGAACTCGGGGCCGGGGCGAGCGGGCGGGTCGTCATGGCCGTGCACCGGGACACCGGCGTCCCGGTCGCGGTCAAGTACCTCAGCGAGTCCCTGCGCACCCGGCCGGGCTTCGTGCGCGGGTTCCGGGCGGAGGCGCGGCTGCTCGGCGGGCTGGAGAGCGCGCACGTCGCCGCGTTGTACGAGTACGTCGAGAGCCCGGACGGCGCCGCCATCGTGATGGAGCTGGTGGAAGGCGTCTCGCTGCGCACCCTGCTGACCAGGTCGGCTCCGCTCGATCCCGAGGCCGCCCTCGTCGTCCTCAAGGGATCGCTCCTCGGACTCGCCGACGCGCACCGCGTGGGCGTCGTCCACCGGGACTACAAGCCGGAGAACGTCCTCGTCGAGCCGGACGGATCGTCCAGGCTCGTCGACTTCGGGATCGCGGTGGACGCCGGCGCCGGCGGCGGTGCGGCGGGAACCCCGTCCTACATGGCTCCGGAGCAGTGGACCGGCGCGCCCGCCTCTCCCGCCGCCGACGTGTACGCGGCCACGGCCACCTTCTTCGAGTGTCTGACCAGCCACCGGCCCTACTCGGGCGACAACCTCGCCGAACTCGCCCTCCAGCACGTCGACGCGCCGATCCCCGCCGACCGGGCCCCCGAGCCGGTGCGGGACCTGGTGCTGCGCGGCCTCGCCAAGGACCCGGCGCGACGGCCCGCGCACGCCGAGGCCTTCGTCGCGGAACTGGAGGCCGTCGCCGGCGCCGCGTACGGGTCCGACTGGGAGGAACGCGGCCGCGGCCGGCTCGCCGCGCTGGTGGCGCTGGCGCCGCTGCTGCTGCCGTCGGCCCGCGGCGCCCCGCGGACCACCACGGACACCGCGCGAACGGTGCTGCGCCAGGCGCCGGCCCGCGGCCCGGCGCGGTCGTGGCTGCCGGGGCGGACGGGGATGCTCGTGTCCGGCGCGGCCGTGCTCCTGGGCGTCCTGCTGTCCTACAACCTGCGGCACGCACCGCAGGCCGACCCGCAGCAGGCGGCCCAGGCCCTGGCCACCACGCGTGCCCAGCCGGTCGCCGGACCGGGTGGCCCCGCCGCCCCCACTCCGTCGGCCCTTTCCTCCGCTTCCCCGACGTCCACCGCGTCACCGTCCCCGTCGCCGGCCTCGTCGTCGAGCGCGTCCCCCGGCATGACCGCCTCCGGCACGGCGTCCGCCGGAGCGGACGAGCCCTCCGCGTCCGCCTCAGGTTCTCCCTCCGCGGACACGACGGCGTCCGGCGGGACCACCGCCGAGCCGACGCCGACGACGGCCGCCCCGAGCCCGCCGGCCGCGCCCGCCGTCAAGGACGTCGCGATCACCGACTTCCGGCAGACCGGATCGACGACCGCCACGACGACCGTCACCGTCACGGCGGACGGCACCGGCCCGCTCTCCCTCACCCTCTCGTGGTTCACCGGCGACACCGGCAGGGGGTCCGGCGCCCCGGACGGTGCGTCCCAGACCTTCCGGCGGAGCGGCGCCACCCAGTACACCCTCACCGTCGACCACACCTTCCGGGGCACCGGCTGCTACTGGACGGTCCGCGCCGCCACCAGCCCCGCCTCCGCCGACGGCGGCGCCTCGCAGCAGCTTCTGACCAGACGGTGTGAGATCCGATGA
- a CDS encoding YybH family protein: MTDRDDFLAWIRTDLHEAELALHNGDAGPRRALWSREEPVSVLGAWRSAWGRRELDALFTGLAKSFSDCSSFVFDLEACDVRGDMAYTAGLEHTSVLVDGAPRSYTLRTTQVYRREDGAWRVVHRHADTVTG, from the coding sequence ATGACCGACCGCGACGACTTCCTGGCGTGGATCAGGACCGACCTGCACGAGGCGGAGCTGGCGCTGCACAACGGCGACGCGGGCCCGCGCCGGGCACTCTGGTCGCGCGAGGAGCCGGTGAGCGTCCTGGGCGCGTGGCGCAGCGCCTGGGGCCGACGGGAACTCGACGCCCTCTTCACCGGCCTCGCGAAGAGCTTCTCCGACTGTTCGTCGTTCGTCTTCGACCTGGAGGCCTGCGACGTCCGCGGAGACATGGCCTACACCGCCGGCCTGGAGCACACCTCCGTCCTCGTCGACGGAGCACCGCGCTCGTACACCCTGCGGACCACCCAGGTGTACCGCCGTGAGGACGGCGCATGGCGGGTGGTCCACCGGCATGCCGACACCGTGACGGGGTGA
- a CDS encoding flavodoxin family protein, which translates to MTASSPSNDKPPARYDDLRALVINCTLKRSPETSNTQGLIDRSAAVMGGEGVRVDVVRAVDHDIATGVWPDMREHGWETDAWPDLYRQVMAADILVLAGPIWLGDNSSVMKRVIERLYACSSLLNDAGQYAYYGRVGGCLITGNEDGVKHCAMNVLYSLQHLGYTIPPQADAGWIGEAGPGPSYLDPGSGGPENEFTNRNTTFMTWNLLHMARALKDLGGIPAYGNQRTAWDAGCRHDHANPEHR; encoded by the coding sequence GTGACCGCATCGTCGCCCTCGAACGACAAGCCCCCGGCCCGGTACGACGACCTGCGGGCCCTGGTGATCAACTGCACGCTGAAGCGCTCGCCCGAGACGAGCAACACCCAGGGACTGATCGACCGCAGCGCCGCCGTCATGGGCGGTGAAGGGGTGCGCGTGGACGTGGTGAGGGCGGTCGACCACGACATCGCGACCGGCGTGTGGCCCGACATGAGGGAGCACGGCTGGGAGACGGACGCCTGGCCGGACCTGTACCGGCAGGTCATGGCGGCCGACATCCTCGTACTGGCCGGCCCGATCTGGCTGGGCGACAACAGTTCCGTGATGAAGCGGGTGATCGAACGCCTCTACGCCTGCTCCAGCCTGCTCAACGACGCCGGCCAGTACGCCTACTACGGCCGTGTCGGCGGCTGTCTGATCACCGGGAACGAGGACGGCGTCAAGCACTGCGCCATGAACGTCCTCTACAGCCTGCAGCACCTGGGGTACACCATCCCTCCCCAGGCGGACGCCGGCTGGATCGGCGAGGCGGGGCCCGGCCCCTCCTACCTCGACCCCGGTTCGGGCGGCCCGGAGAACGAGTTCACCAACCGCAACACCACGTTCATGACCTGGAACCTGCTGCACATGGCGCGGGCGCTGAAGGACCTGGGCGGCATTCCGGCGTACGGCAACCAGCGCACCGCCTGGGACGCGGGCTGCCGCCACGATCACGCCAACCCCGAGCACCGGTAG